One Qipengyuania aurantiaca genomic region harbors:
- a CDS encoding helix-turn-helix transcriptional regulator: MRWGVEQRLEFIEFRLFWEGAINRGDLVEQFGVSVPQASKDLSLYQERAPGNMRYDTRAKRYFAEPEFMLRFLDPDPYVYLSRLRSVTEGVVPLEESWFGAIPRADVAVTPRRDVDIEILRAVLRAIREDRSVDVLYQSMNKVRPEPTWRRISPHAFGYDGFRWHVRAYCHLEHSFKDFLLPRILEVGELAAPGESGKADWLWNNYFDIIIAPHPGLTPSQQLVVAKDYGLPDGKGTVSVRYAMLFYVLKKLGLLGSPEKDDPRRQHIIAVNKRDVQEALDKSNASQGLILSDTATNAGGGK, encoded by the coding sequence ATGCGCTGGGGTGTCGAGCAGCGGCTCGAATTCATTGAGTTTCGGCTCTTCTGGGAGGGTGCGATCAACCGGGGCGACTTGGTCGAACAGTTCGGCGTGTCTGTGCCGCAAGCCTCTAAGGACCTGAGTCTCTATCAAGAGCGGGCACCCGGAAACATGCGCTACGACACCCGGGCGAAACGCTACTTTGCCGAACCGGAGTTCATGCTCCGCTTCCTCGATCCCGATCCTTACGTATACCTGTCGCGGCTTCGCTCGGTGACTGAAGGCGTGGTCCCGCTTGAGGAATCCTGGTTTGGTGCGATTCCGAGGGCCGATGTGGCGGTCACGCCGCGCCGCGATGTCGATATTGAGATTCTCCGCGCCGTTTTACGAGCGATACGGGAAGATCGATCTGTCGATGTTCTCTATCAATCGATGAACAAGGTTCGTCCTGAACCGACGTGGCGACGAATTTCGCCGCATGCCTTTGGCTATGATGGTTTTCGCTGGCACGTTCGGGCCTATTGCCATCTTGAGCACAGCTTCAAGGATTTCCTCTTGCCGCGAATTCTCGAAGTGGGAGAGCTGGCGGCCCCAGGAGAATCCGGCAAGGCCGACTGGCTCTGGAACAACTATTTCGACATAATCATCGCGCCGCACCCCGGTTTGACCCCGAGCCAGCAATTGGTGGTTGCGAAGGACTATGGGCTCCCTGACGGCAAGGGCACGGTGAGTGTCCGGTATGCGATGCTTTTCTATGTTCTGAAAAAGCTTGGCCTCCTCGGAAGTCCCGAAAAAGACGACCCTCGTCGCCAGCATATCATTGCTGTGAACAAACGGGACGTGCAAGAAGCTCTCGACAAATCAAATGCTTCGCAGGGCCTTATCTTGAGTGATACGGCTACGAACGCAGGGGGGGGCAAATGA
- a CDS encoding DUF2188 domain-containing protein, whose product MADRYVTKHDKGWAVKAPGAKRASSVHGTQKEAEKAAKKTVGNLGGGEVRIQGRDGRWRDSDTVAPGNDPYPPRDKKH is encoded by the coding sequence ATGGCGGACCGATATGTAACCAAACACGACAAGGGCTGGGCCGTGAAAGCGCCCGGCGCAAAGCGGGCCAGCAGTGTGCATGGCACGCAGAAGGAGGCCGAAAAGGCTGCCAAGAAGACTGTTGGAAATCTCGGCGGCGGCGAAGTCCGCATCCAGGGACGCGATGGTCGTTGGCGTGATTCTGACACGGTTGCGCCGGGCAACGATCCCTACCCGCCCCGCGACAAGAAACATTGA
- a CDS encoding toll/interleukin-1 receptor domain-containing protein, whose amino-acid sequence MKAFISYSHKDAGALDRLHTHLAMLRREGAVEAWFDREILAGGELDAEITAQLEGCELFLLLVSPDFLASDYCVEREMQRALERHAAGDARVVPIIIEPCDWAASPLRQLKALPRDGKPVSEWTNENNAYLDVVNEIRRILRTEDRPDTGDASAAVAVATEAGVAARRYRVKRDFDEIDRSDFRTAAFRSLRTYFEQAIAEIDSIDDLRGRFAPLTETSFSCTLVNKARDRGVAHITVHCRGASHGFSDIFYSFSENAPDNTANGGFSIKADEYELFLAPMMFGYGREDERLTPEGAAEALWAEFLQHAGVTYD is encoded by the coding sequence GTGAAGGCTTTCATTTCCTACTCGCACAAGGACGCAGGCGCGCTCGACCGGTTGCACACGCATCTGGCGATGCTTCGTCGTGAGGGCGCGGTCGAGGCCTGGTTCGATCGCGAGATTCTGGCGGGTGGGGAGCTTGATGCCGAGATCACCGCGCAGCTCGAAGGGTGCGAACTCTTCTTGCTGCTTGTCAGTCCTGACTTTCTCGCTTCCGACTATTGCGTGGAGCGTGAGATGCAGCGCGCACTCGAACGTCATGCTGCAGGGGATGCCCGGGTTGTCCCAATCATCATTGAGCCTTGTGATTGGGCGGCATCGCCGCTGCGACAGCTGAAGGCGCTTCCGCGCGACGGCAAGCCGGTTAGCGAATGGACGAACGAGAACAATGCCTACCTCGATGTCGTGAATGAAATCCGCCGTATCCTTCGCACCGAAGACCGGCCGGATACGGGAGATGCCAGCGCGGCGGTGGCCGTCGCCACCGAAGCAGGGGTCGCGGCAAGGCGCTATCGCGTCAAGCGGGACTTTGATGAGATCGATCGAAGCGACTTTCGTACAGCGGCATTCCGATCGCTGCGAACCTACTTCGAGCAAGCCATCGCCGAAATCGATTCGATCGACGACTTGCGCGGACGCTTCGCGCCGCTGACGGAGACCTCCTTCAGCTGCACCTTGGTCAACAAGGCGCGCGACCGCGGCGTGGCGCACATCACGGTGCATTGCCGCGGGGCCAGTCACGGCTTTAGCGACATATTCTATTCTTTTTCGGAGAACGCGCCGGACAACACGGCGAACGGCGGCTTCAGCATCAAGGCCGACGAATACGAACTGTTCCTTGCGCCGATGATGTTTGGCTACGGGCGCGAAGATGAGCGTCTGACCCCTGAGGGTGCGGCCGAGGCGCTTTGGGCTGAATTCCTGCAGCACGCGGGAGTGACCTATGACTGA
- a CDS encoding TM0106 family RecB-like putative nuclease, producing the protein MKIQNDQLRFSATDLVGYLNCRHLSGLEHAVAKGELSKPKYYDPLLEALWERGAKHEQDYVEHLASLGLHVVRIDGVEVTDEAVAATHEAMGAGVDVIVQGALRSGAWVGRADILRKVDTPSDLGGWSYEAVDTKLARETKGGTVLQLCLYSELIGEVQGRMPEFAHVVPPWTDFVPERYRVSDFGAYYRQVKGGMTANFACGDPQESYPEPAAHCDICVWSTRCDKQRRDDDHLCLVAGISSLQIAELKAHGVTTASQLAELATPLPWKPERGSLESFTRVREQARVQLESRLAGELKFELLALVPGFGLACLPEPDEGDIFLDFEGDPFVGEHGLEYLHGFHYIDGGETRYQGLWALDREAEKAAFETFIDFVIARLETYPNLHVYHYGGYEPGALKRLMGRYATREDELDRLLRGKVLVDFLSVVRHAIRAGVESYSIKKLEPLFGYERDAKLPDANQALTRLQLCLEANDPAGIEAEDHATVEAYNRDDCVATRYLRDWLEVQRQKLVEQGADIARPEIADGAPSENLSEWLELITPLIEELTDGVPVDPTDRSAEEHGRWLLANLLEWHRREEKAGWWEYFRLCDLSAEDLLDERAGLSGLQYVETVGGTAKCPIDRYSFPAQEADIRRGKGIKVQGGQSVGSVEDISRSHRTVDIKKTSAMASEHPEAIFVHEHVSSKPMQESLVRLARYVCEHGMFDGDAYRPARDMLMRVAPQVGGDAPIRMDGETPLAAGVRIAPLVASGVLPIQGPPGTGKTHTGGHMICELVKQGKKVGIVANGHDVIRNLLDKVIEVAEETATPLVCIQKPKGGSKEEATDRLRFAKKSNGEVFSALHGECQVAGGTAWLWSTEDAFECLDVLFVDEAAQMSLANVLAVSQAAKTLVLLGDPQQLDQPMQGSHPDGTGCSALDHLLSGKQTIASDEGLFLDVTWRLHPDISGFTSELFYEGKLESKEETAGQRVNASGIAGGTGLRFLPVEHKGNQNCSPEEADVIAALVGDILQQGATWVDRNGEEHPVGSDDILIIAPYNAQVFEIQQRLPQARVGTVDKFQGQEAPISIYSLASSSHADAPRGMEFLYSLNRLNVATSRAKCVTILVGSPQVFEAECRTPRQMQLANAFCRYLERAQ; encoded by the coding sequence GTGAAAATCCAGAATGATCAGCTTCGCTTCAGCGCGACCGATTTGGTCGGCTACCTCAATTGTCGGCACCTGAGTGGTCTTGAGCACGCCGTTGCCAAGGGTGAGCTGTCGAAACCCAAGTATTACGATCCTCTGCTCGAAGCTCTGTGGGAACGCGGGGCCAAACATGAGCAGGACTATGTCGAGCACCTGGCATCCCTCGGGCTGCACGTCGTGCGTATCGACGGTGTTGAAGTTACGGATGAAGCTGTTGCGGCGACACACGAGGCCATGGGAGCAGGCGTTGACGTCATCGTGCAGGGCGCTCTGCGTTCTGGCGCATGGGTCGGTCGCGCCGACATCCTCCGGAAGGTCGATACGCCGAGCGATCTCGGCGGTTGGTCCTATGAAGCCGTCGACACCAAGCTGGCCCGCGAGACCAAAGGCGGGACGGTCCTCCAGCTTTGCCTCTATTCCGAGCTCATCGGCGAGGTTCAGGGCCGTATGCCGGAGTTTGCGCACGTCGTTCCACCCTGGACCGATTTTGTGCCCGAGCGCTATCGCGTTTCCGATTTCGGGGCATACTACCGCCAGGTAAAGGGAGGAATGACGGCCAATTTCGCTTGCGGGGATCCGCAGGAGTCATATCCGGAACCGGCCGCGCATTGCGATATCTGCGTGTGGAGCACCCGCTGCGACAAGCAACGCCGCGACGATGACCATCTTTGTCTCGTGGCAGGGATTTCGAGCCTTCAGATCGCCGAACTCAAGGCGCACGGGGTCACGACGGCTTCGCAGCTTGCCGAACTCGCCACGCCCTTGCCCTGGAAGCCAGAACGCGGCTCGCTCGAGAGCTTCACCCGCGTTCGCGAGCAGGCCCGCGTTCAGCTGGAAAGCCGTCTTGCAGGAGAACTCAAATTCGAGCTCCTTGCACTAGTGCCCGGTTTTGGGTTGGCTTGCCTGCCCGAGCCCGATGAAGGCGATATCTTCCTCGATTTCGAGGGTGATCCCTTCGTCGGAGAGCATGGTCTCGAATACCTCCACGGCTTTCATTACATCGACGGCGGAGAGACGCGCTATCAGGGGCTCTGGGCGCTCGATCGCGAGGCAGAAAAGGCAGCATTCGAAACCTTCATCGATTTCGTTATCGCGCGGCTGGAAACTTATCCCAACCTGCATGTCTATCACTACGGGGGATACGAGCCGGGAGCGCTCAAGCGGCTCATGGGCCGCTATGCCACCCGCGAGGATGAACTCGATCGGCTGTTGCGCGGCAAGGTTCTGGTCGACTTTCTCAGCGTCGTGCGACACGCAATTCGCGCTGGCGTCGAAAGCTATTCGATAAAGAAGCTCGAGCCTCTCTTCGGCTATGAACGCGATGCCAAACTGCCCGACGCGAACCAGGCTCTGACGCGGCTGCAGCTGTGCCTCGAAGCGAACGATCCCGCAGGGATCGAGGCCGAGGATCACGCAACCGTCGAGGCTTACAACCGCGATGACTGCGTTGCGACGCGATATTTGCGCGATTGGCTGGAAGTGCAGCGGCAGAAATTGGTCGAACAGGGAGCCGATATTGCGCGTCCGGAGATCGCCGATGGCGCACCAAGCGAAAACCTCTCCGAATGGCTCGAGTTGATCACGCCGTTGATCGAGGAACTTACCGATGGGGTTCCGGTCGATCCGACCGATCGGTCGGCCGAGGAGCATGGTCGCTGGCTGTTGGCGAACCTGCTCGAATGGCATCGCCGCGAGGAGAAGGCAGGCTGGTGGGAATACTTCCGCCTGTGCGACCTCTCTGCCGAAGATCTGCTGGATGAGCGCGCGGGCCTCTCGGGTCTTCAGTACGTCGAGACAGTGGGTGGAACGGCAAAATGTCCGATCGATCGTTACAGCTTTCCGGCTCAGGAAGCCGACATTCGCCGAGGCAAGGGAATTAAGGTCCAGGGCGGCCAATCGGTCGGTTCTGTCGAGGACATTTCCCGCAGCCACCGGACTGTCGACATCAAGAAGACCTCCGCCATGGCGAGCGAGCATCCCGAAGCAATCTTCGTCCACGAGCATGTTTCATCGAAGCCCATGCAGGAATCGCTTGTTCGACTGGCACGCTATGTTTGCGAGCATGGCATGTTCGACGGCGATGCCTACCGGCCTGCCCGAGACATGCTAATGCGCGTGGCCCCGCAAGTCGGAGGCGATGCGCCCATCAGGATGGACGGCGAAACGCCGCTTGCCGCCGGTGTGCGGATTGCGCCGCTCGTTGCGTCAGGAGTGTTGCCGATCCAGGGACCACCCGGAACCGGCAAGACGCATACTGGCGGGCACATGATCTGCGAGCTGGTGAAGCAAGGCAAAAAGGTAGGGATCGTAGCCAATGGTCACGACGTGATCCGCAACCTACTCGACAAGGTTATCGAGGTTGCCGAGGAAACCGCCACGCCGCTTGTGTGCATTCAAAAGCCGAAAGGGGGTTCAAAAGAAGAGGCCACCGATCGACTTCGCTTTGCCAAAAAGAGTAACGGTGAGGTCTTCTCCGCTTTGCATGGCGAATGCCAGGTCGCAGGCGGGACAGCGTGGCTGTGGTCGACCGAGGACGCGTTTGAATGTCTTGACGTTCTTTTCGTCGATGAGGCCGCGCAGATGTCCCTCGCAAATGTGCTCGCGGTCTCGCAGGCAGCCAAAACGCTGGTCTTGCTTGGTGATCCTCAGCAACTCGACCAACCAATGCAGGGAAGCCATCCGGACGGCACTGGATGCTCGGCTCTGGACCATCTCTTGTCGGGGAAACAGACGATAGCATCTGACGAAGGACTGTTCCTTGACGTTACCTGGCGGCTGCATCCCGATATTTCCGGATTCACTTCAGAACTCTTCTATGAGGGCAAGCTTGAATCGAAGGAGGAAACGGCTGGGCAACGCGTCAATGCCAGCGGCATCGCCGGGGGCACGGGGCTCCGCTTCTTGCCCGTCGAGCACAAAGGCAATCAGAACTGCTCTCCCGAGGAGGCCGATGTTATCGCAGCCTTGGTAGGCGACATCCTCCAGCAAGGAGCGACCTGGGTTGACCGGAATGGGGAAGAGCATCCCGTCGGAAGCGATGACATCCTGATCATCGCGCCGTACAATGCCCAGGTCTTCGAAATTCAGCAGCGCCTGCCACAGGCGCGGGTTGGGACCGTTGACAAATTTCAGGGGCAAGAAGCGCCGATTTCAATCTACTCCCTGGCAAGCTCCTCGCATGCGGACGCTCCGCGAGGCATGGAGTTTCTCTACAGTCTCAATCG